The sequence TTGTCCTACATGGGACTTACCCCTAACATGCCCATTACCGATATTAGAATAGATAGAGTGTTCATCGGCTCCTGCACTAATTCTCGAATCGAGGACCTCCGTCTTGCCGCCAGCTTCGCAAAGGGGAAGAAAGTCGCGAAGACCGTGCAAGCCATGGTGGTGCCGGGCTCCGGGCTCATCAAACAGCAGGCGGAGGCCGAAGGGCTCGATCACGTGTTTCGTGAAGCGGGGTTTGAGTGGCGGGAGGCAGGATGCAGTATGTGTCTGGCGATGAACGCCGATGTGCTGAAGCCGGGCGAGCGCTGTGCCTCTACAAGCAATCGCAATTTTGAAGGCCGACAAGGGGCAGGGGGCCGAACTCATTTGGTGTCACCGGCCATGGCGGTCGCTGCGGCGATTGAGGGCCACTTTGTCGATATCAGACATTGGTCGTGAAACTTCAGGATCCTACAGTGCAAATTCGCCTCTCGATACAAAGGGGATACACAACATGCAACCTTTCACGATACTGACCGGTCTTGTCGCCCCATTGGATCGTGTCAACGTCGACACCGATCAAGTGATTCCTAAACAGTTTCTCAAGACCATCAAGCGCACAGGCCTGCGCGAAGGGCTATTCTTTGATTGGCGGAAACAAGCAGACGGTTCTCCCGATCCATCGTTCTTCTTAAACCAACCTCGATATCAGGGGGCAACCATCCTCTTGACTCGCGACAACTTCGGCTGCGGCTCATCCCGTGAACATGCACCATGGGCTTTGTTGGATCAGGGGTTCCGCTGTCTGATCGCTCCAAGCTTTGCCGACATTTTTTATAACAATTGCTTTCAGAATGGGATCCTTCCGGTGGTATTGAAAGCGGAGGAAGTGCTCGTGCTCCTGAATGAGGCAGTCGACACCGAGGGATATCAGCTCACGGTAGACCTGGATCGTCAGACAGTAACCACACCCAAGGAAGTCACGTATCGGT is a genomic window of Candidatus Nitrospira kreftii containing:
- a CDS encoding 3-isopropylmalate isomerase subunit, translating into MQPFTILTGLVAPLDRVNVDTDQVIPKQFLKTIKRTGLREGLFFDWRKQADGSPDPSFFLNQPRYQGATILLTRDNFGCGSSREHAPWALLDQGFRCLIAPSFADIFYNNCFQNGILPVVLKAEEVLVLLNEAVDTEGYQLTVDLDRQTVTTPKEVTYRFEIDPFRKDCLYRGLDAIGLTLQHESAITAYETRRKGEAPWLFTDLRS